GTTTTCTGATATCAAGTGCCATTGAAAACGATGAATCCTTTGTTCTTGACGTTAAGAATGGAAGTGGCAATGATGCTAGACCATCCAGAATTACTTATTTCAGGAAAGACAAGCAAATCTGGACAGATTTCATTCCCAAATTCATTCATTTGGTTTCTGAAGGACTGTCATTCTGGGCTGTAAGTACAAATGATGGTACTGTTCTCACCTATTCACATACTTCGGGTAAGAGGTTATTACCCCCCATTGTGTTAGGCTCTCCATTATCATTTTTGGAAAGTCATGggaagttcttgatggctGTTACCAATATTGGAGAGCTATATGTCTGGGATATCGATGCCAAAAAGTTACATTTAAACTCGCCTCTGGGTGTCAATGTATTGCTTGAAAACAATACTAAATACCTCGATGAAGGATTGTCAAGGTCTGACAAGATCACTCTATGTTCGATCACGTCTGTTGGTATTCCCTTGATTACTCTCTCTAATGGTTCAGGGTATTTGTTCAATATTGACTTAGGTGCGTGGCAAACTATTACAGAAAGCTGGTGGGCATTTGGATCACACTACTGGAACTCATTAAGTGGTGAAAATGGTAATAGGCCGCAGTCTGCCAATTTGTTTGGCAATGAGGAAGATGGCGAGTCAATCATGagtcttttggaaaatAAGACTAATGAAGAAATTATCAGAGGTAGTAGGACCGGCAGAGGCAAATTCTTTAATAAAATCTCGAAgaatatgatgatgaaggaAGGCTTCGAGAATCTTGAAAACACTATATCTGTGAGTCATTTGGAAAACCGAATTCTATGCTGTGAAATACTAGGAGAAAAGAAGGATTTTCATGAGTTCTTCATCTCCTACGTGAAACGAATTTGCGAGTTGGGACTTAAAGCGAAGGTGTTCgaaatttgcagccaactTCTAGGTCCGGAAGCTGCagaggaagatgaagatgaagatgaaataaTCGAGACAACCTGGGATCCCAAAATCTGTGGTTTGGATAAGCATGAGTTATTGAAGGAAGTTATACTCAACTGCAGTCAATTAAGAGACTCACAAAGAATCTTGACATATTTTGCTCAAAAAATAGGGTTATTGTGATGTCTATTATTTTAGTATGTACAAGTATTAATCTAATTCGATAATTTAAAAGTATTGGCATTGTTCCATTCTTTCTGGCCAAGGAGTCCTTTAACTTCTCCCTGTTCATTGGCAACTTTATCCAATGGCCCAGCAACATAGTCCACGTAACCGTCTGGGCCACAGACTACTGCAAGACTAGACAGTTTTTTGGGTTGTTTGCTAGTAACTTTAGCTTGTTCAATAGCTGATCCGTAATGAACGATAGTTTTATCGAACTGCTCTAATTTTTTCTCGAGTTCTTCATCCACCTTGGTGTCATTGTCATTATCCAAGATACTTTTACGTAACTTCAAAGCATCTTCAGCCGTGAGTTCATTTAACTTCTGaatcttttcttttctCATAGGACTAAGATAGTTAGAAGGTTCGGGCTTCAAGATGTCTTTCCCAGTTAAGAATGTCTGTTCAGAATCATAATGGCGAATAAACTTGACTCTATCCAATTTCTCGAGAAAAAACATAAACCGTTCCAAAGGCTCTATCTCATTTGGACCTCTGGCCGAGTAGTGGACGGTTATAAATCCTCTGTAAGGATTCTTGGACATCAACACTTGTAACACAGGGGCAATTCCGGTTCCAGCAGCAAAAAATGTCAAGTTATCGTAGTCAGGAAGATTGTTCACAAGCTTTAACTTGTCAGCATAAATTTCAGGTTCCACTTTAGAAGGTAAATCCTTAAAAACAGGTCTTTCATGAAGCTTGGACAACGGGTGGTATGGGAACTTATACTCGATATGTGGGCCTCTCAACTCCAATTCATCACCTACATTCTTGTTGGTAATGTACTTGGAAACCTCACCATCGTCATATTTCTTCACGTAAAGAGTCATTACTCCACCGTGATCATAGTCATTTGAATTTGGGGTGATCACCTTCAATAATGGTTCTCTTTCCCCCGATCTGGTGTACTCTGACTTCATGAAATAGAGAGGTAGAGGAGTATATGATCTCACCACCATGATCTGGGGCTGTTTCACTTCTACCGACCAAATCCTATCGCCTCCCCAGATAGACTTCTGAGAGTAGTCTGTGTAAAAGCTATACTGCCAGTGCTTAAATCGGGGGGCtatttcaatcaaataATGGTCCTTGTCAATCTGCTGTTTATGAGTTATGACAAACTTATGGAAGGATTCAGGATCAAGCAACTCAACCGAATCAGCCCCTTCATCAGGGGGATACACCCACACTTTGATGGTATACCCGACCCAAACACATACCACCGCCGTAATCATGTGTGGGATGTATCTGGTGTATCTTTTTATGGGTTTGATTTTACCTTCTTTTGACTGTTTGGTGAAATCATCTTGATTTGGAAGTCCCGGATACTCGTACGTGAGTCGTTCATGTTTTAGCTTGGGAATATAGGGTTTtgtgttcttcttcatgaACTTTGATACCTGGGAGTTTTCCAaaggtgctggtgctgCCAGAGATGATGTAGATTTTACTTTGAActcaccaatttcttgagtttctttcttggaaaCTGCCTTTGAGtcattattcaagttcCCATTGTTCTTAGGTATATCACTCGACTTGAACCTAGTCCACATTGGAGGCCCAACATGTCGCAGGACTGGTGTTTTAGTGACTCGACCTATACTTCTAAGTAACATTCTAATGGTTTGGGAAGTCGAATGCGCAAAAAAACTTCATCTCGAAATCTATCATGGTTCATCTTATAAAGTCTATTGAGGCACATAGGGATAAAGTTTGGAGCGTAAGTGGCCATGCTAACTTGCCTCTACTTGCCACATCATCTACCGATCAGACTTGTAACCTCTATAAGCTTTCATGCCGCAAGAACTTcccattgatttccaagttaCAAGATGCTCATAAAAGATCCGTCAGAAGTGTAGCTTTTAAACCACCTTTGGGTGGTGCTGATACCCCAGATACAGATTACATCGATTTGCCTGCATTGGCTGCTGGGTCTTTCGATAGTACTATTTCTGTTTGGGGCATTGATGAACCTGAagaccaatttgaagacgatgagTACGAAAACGACGCTGACAAACATGATAAGCAAGTACAGATATTGACAAGTCCACAAAACGATTGGAACTTGATGGCCATAATAGAAGGACATGAAAATGAGATCAAGGCGGTTGCTTGGAACTACAAGGGGAACCTTCTTGCCTCATGTTCAAGAGATAAAACCATCTGGATCTGGGAAACTGATCCAGAGACCTTGGAAGAATTCGAATGTATATCGGTGCTAAGTGACCACGACCAAGACATCAAGAATGTCACATGGCACCCGACCCAAAATATTCTTGCCAGTTCGTCATATGATGATACCATCAGATTGTATAAACAggatgaaaatgatgatgactgGTCATGTGTGGGGGTTTTGAATGGACACGATGGAACCGTTTGGTGCTCTGCCTTTGAACATCCTAAAGCTCCTTCGTCAAGTGAAGGTAAAGTCCGTCTTGTGAGTGCTTCAGACGATTTGTCAGTGAGAATATGGAGTTGTAAGGAGACTGTGAATAACGAAGAGGACTACGAAAGAAATAGTGCGCTTCCAAGCTCCATTAAGTATGTGGCGAAAGAGATGACCTGGGAGTTGGAACTAGTCTTGCCACTGGTACATGAATATCCTGTTTATTCTGTGTGTTGGTCTAAAGAATCAGGGAAAATTGCTAGTGCTGGTTCAGATGGCAAAATCGCCATCTACAAGCAAAATGAAAACTCAAACGACTGGGAAATTGAATCCCAGTATTCTTCTGCTCATGGAGTGAGTGAAATCAACTGTATTTCTTGGTGTAAATTAGAGGAGGGAGATGAGGTATTGGTTACGGCAGGAGATGATGGTCATGTAAATATTTGGGATCCTTCTATCGCTAAAAGAGAAGACCAATGAGGATTATGAATCCCAAGATCCCCAATAGAATAAACAAACAGCATAGCATTCGTCCACTGGATCTTCTTTGGTATCTCTCGGCTCTTCTCAATTCAACAGACGCTCCTTGTACATCATCACtatacttcaagatattATCCTCGATGGTGTCGATGGTAAACTGTTGTTCATGCACTATATCCTCTAGGTTTCCATAGATCTCGTTAATGTATGTGATATCCTGGCCTATCTGCTCGATTTCTCTCTCTCGTTCTTGAATAAGCAATGTCTGctgttccaactcctcaGCATTCACTGGCTCATATTCTATCAGCACTTGTCCTCCTGAGACGGTACCGTTGCCTATATGATCATTGGTTCCTGAAGAGTACACCCCCAGGTCTAGCTCTTCAGAAGGTACCGAGTCTGTTACCTTTCCATACTTGTCGATGGTCTTTTGTTGTAGAGACTCGTACTTCTTTTGGTGCGTTTGATAGTTCTTCAAACTGCTCTTTATCTGCTTGATGACTAGTGACTCCTTTTGCCGCAAATATACAAGAGtgtcttcgtcatcatGGTTATTCTCACACTCATTCAAGTAAGAATTAATTTTTTGGGTCAACTCATTGACGATCTTAtagttcttggtgatcttcTCGGTGAGTGCTGTGATTGTGTAAGAAAGCTTGTTGAGCTTGAGTGGTTTAGTGGAATCAGGGGGTTCTCTGAGTAAAGTGTCATATTGTGAATTGAGATTTTTGAGTGAAGTCAACTGATTGTTATTGATATTAAACAACAACGACTCGATTTGCTGACTAGAGGTTTCAAATTCGGGGAAGTCTTTGTAGTGTAGAGAGTGTGCATCCGCACCCCCAGCTTCAAGGTCTTCACTGAAGTTATTAAAAGACATGAGGTATTCGAACTGATAGCAAATGATCCAGTTTTCGCGAAGATAAAATGCGACAGGCGGCGGTACAAACATCAAATTCGTGGTGTACATACAATACTCTAAGTCTATAGTCTATTATACACTTTGTTCAGCCAAAAAACTTTCACAGTCCAAAGCAGCTTGACATCCAGAGCCAGCAGAAGTGATGGCTTGTCTATAAATCTTATCTTGGACATCCCCAGCTGCAAACACACCTGGTACCGAGGTGTGAGTAGAACCTGGTGTGGTCTTGATATATCCGGTATCATCagtttcaatttgtttACCAAACACAGCGGTGGCAGGGGTATGGCCAATGGCGTAAAACAAACCATTGACAGGTAACAAGGAGGTTTCCTTTgtcttgttgttgatgatttcaagcCCGGTTAAAAGCTTACCATCGCCTTTAGCTTCAGTAGCTTCGGTGTTCCAcaaaatctccaacttTTCGTTATCCTTAACTCTTTTTTGCATAATGGTGGAGGCTCTTAATTGGTCTCTTCTCACCATCAAATACACCTTGGAACCgtacttggtcaagaaaAGAGCTTCTTCACATGCAGAATCACCACCTCCGATAACGGCCAAAGGCTTGTTTCTGAAAATTGGAACTGCTCCATCACAAACAGCACAAGCAGAAATACCCTGTTGCCAATAGGTATCTTCACCTGGTAAGTGCATTCTCTTGGCCGAGGCACCTGTGGCAATGATCACGGCATCGGTAGTAATTggttcatcatcttcataaAATTCGGTCCACAATTTAAAAGGTCTGGAGCTGAAATCGACTTTGGAAATGGTTTCGGTAATGATCTTGGTACCGAATCTTTCACTTTGTTTTCTCATATTGTCCATTAAACTGGTACCGTTGATACCTTCTGGGAATCCAGGAAAGTTTTCAAtgtcggtggtggtggttaATTGACC
The window above is part of the Yamadazyma tenuis chromosome 4, complete sequence genome. Proteins encoded here:
- the TRR1 gene encoding thioredoxin-disulfide reductase (EggNog:ENOG503NW0C; BUSCO:EOG0926386D; COG:O) produces the protein MVHNEVTIIGSGPAAHTAAIYLSRAEVKPVLYEGMLANGFAAGGQLTTTTDIENFPGFPEGINGTSLMDNMRKQSERFGTKIITETISKVDFSSRPFKLWTEFYEDDEPITTDAVIIATGASAKRMHLPGEDTYWQQGISACAVCDGAVPIFRNKPLAVIGGGDSACEEALFLTKYGSKVYLMVRRDQLRASTIMQKRVKDNEKLEILWNTEATEAKGDGKLLTGLEIINNKTKETSLLPVNGLFYAIGHTPATAVFGKQIETDDTGYIKTTPGSTHTSVPGVFAAGDVQDKIYRQAITSAGSGCQAALDCESFLAEQSV
- the CIA1 gene encoding Cytosolic iron-sulfur protein assembly protein (EggNog:ENOG503NTY0; COG:S); translated protein: MVHLIKSIEAHRDKVWSVSGHANLPLLATSSTDQTCNLYKLSCRKNFPLISKLQDAHKRSVRSVAFKPPLGGADTPDTDYIDLPALAAGSFDSTISVWGIDEPEDQFEDDEYENDADKHDKQVQILTSPQNDWNLMAIIEGHENEIKAVAWNYKGNLLASCSRDKTIWIWETDPETLEEFECISVLSDHDQDIKNVTWHPTQNILASSSYDDTIRLYKQDENDDDWSCVGVLNGHDGTVWCSAFEHPKAPSSSEGKVRLVSASDDLSVRIWSCKETVNNEEDYERNSALPSSIKYVAKEMTWELELVLPSVHEYPVYSVCWSKESGKIASAGSDGKIAIYKQNENSNDWEIESQYSSAHGVSEINCISWCKLEEGDEVLVTAGDDGHVNIWDPSIAKREDQ
- the CYC2 gene encoding mitochondrial peripheral inner membrane protein (COG:C,H; EggNog:ENOG503P3IW), whose translation is MLLRSIGRVTKTPVSRHVGPPMWTRFKSSDIPKNNGNLNNDSKAVSKKETQEIGEFKVKSTSSSAAPAPLENSQVSKFMKKNTKPYIPKLKHERLTYEYPGLPNQDDFTKQSKEGKIKPIKRYTRYIPHMITAVVCVWVGYTIKVWVYPPDEGADSVELLDPESFHKFVITHKQQIDKDHYLIEIAPRFKHWQYSFYTDYSQKSIWGGDRIWSVEVKQPQIMVVRSYTPLPLYFMKSEYTRSGEREPLLKVITPNSNDYDHGGVMTLYVKKYDDGEVSKYITNKNVGDELELRGPHIEYKFPYHPLSKLHERPVFKDLPSKVEPEIYADKLKLVNNLPDYDNLTFFAAGTGIAPVLQVLMSKNPYRGFITVHYSARGPNEIEPLERFMFFLEKLDRVKFIRHYDSEQTFLTGKDILKPEPSNYLSPMRKEKIQKLNELTAEDALKLRKSILDNDNDTKVDEELEKKLEQFDKTIVHYGSAIEQAKVTSKQPKKSSSLAVVCGPDGYVDYVAGPLDKVANEQGEVKGLLGQKEWNNANTFKLSN
- the PEP12 gene encoding SNAP receptor (COG:U; EggNog:ENOG503NZAW), which gives rise to MSFNNFSEDLEAGGADAHSLHYKDFPEFETSSQQIESLLFNINNNQLTSLKNLNSQYDTLLREPPDSTKPLKLNKLSYTITALTEKITKNYKIVNELTQKINSYLNECENNHDDEDTLVYLRQKESLVIKQIKSSLKNYQTHQKKYESLQQKTIDKYGKVTDSVPSEELDSGVYSSGTNDHIGNGTVSGGQVSIEYEPVNAEELEQQTLLIQEREREIEQIGQDITYINEIYGNLEDIVHEQQFTIDTIEDNILKYKDPVDECYAVCLFYWGSWDS